In the genome of Nitrospira sp., the window GGAGATGAAGGGCTTGGAGTGGGGCAGGCTTTACGAGAAGTATCACGATAAGTCGTACAACCCCGCGAAGATAGCTTCCGATGTCGAAAAGCTCATGGCCGACGAATACGTCACCAATCGTAAGGGCATCTTCGAGTATGTGCTGGGCGGATCGACGGAGAAGAAGCTCCTGGCCGTTCGGGTGTTCGATGAGAAGACGAAGAAGGTCGCCTATGCGAAGCAGACGGAGGCAGCGAAGGTCAAAGGCAAATCCAACTGTCCGCTGTGCGCCGCTGGCGAGAACGCCAACAAGGAGCGCATCTACAAGCTTGACGAAATGGACGCCGACCACGTCTCCGCGTGGAGCAAGGGCGGCGACTCATCGGCCCAGAACTGTGAAATGCTATGTGCAACCCACAACCGGGCTAAAGGGAATCGATAGCATGAGCGCGCTGCTGCCCAGTGGGGAAGGGGCAGGGGCTGGGGCGCCGAACAATAGCTTGCAAAGCGGCGTGCGCCTGAAGCCGAACGGTAGCGAGAGAAATCCCCAATAGCCAAATGTTTCCCGATCTGAGCGAATCGGGGATCGGGTTCACGCGCGATAGTCAGATGCACCCACGGCGAGAATCCACTGATCGCCAGCCGGACCAAAACGCAGTCAAAAGCAATAAAGTAGGACTTTGATCTTCAGAAGTCGGCTTCTGGAGCGGGCTCCGATGGAGTTTCTGTGCTCAATTAGACAACAGCCCCATCCACGGCAACGGCCCGCAGCCCCCTACCGCATCCCCGGCAGCATGCCCTTCATGGACCGCATCATCTTGGCCATGCCGCCTTTCTGCATCTGCTTCATCATCTTCTGCATCTGCTCGAACTGCTTCAGCAGGCGGTTCACTTCCTGCACCTGAACACCTGCGCCGAGAGCGATGCGGCGCTTGCGCGAGGCTTTCAACAAATCGGGGTGAGCCCGCTCCTTGGGGGTCATCGAATTGATGATGCCCTCGATCCTGCGGATCTGCTTGTCGTCCTGCATCTGCGCGGGGTTCACCTGCCCGGCCAGCTGCGCAGGCAATTTATCGAGAAGCGCCGACATGCCGCCCATCTTGCGCATCTGGGCAATCTGCGACTTGAAGTCCTCGAGGTCGAAGCCCTTGCCCTTCTTCAGCTTCTCGGCAAGTTCCATCGCCGCTTCCTGGTCGACGCCCTTGCGAGCCTCTTCGACCAGCGAAACGATGTCGCCCATGCCCAGGATCCGGCTCGCCATGCGCTCCGGGTGGAAGGGCTCCAGCGCGGCGAGCTTCTCGCCCACGCCGACGAACTTGATCGGCTTGCCGGTGACGTGGCGCACCGAAAGCGCAGCGCCGCCGCGCGCATCGCCGTCCAGCTTGGTGAGCACGACGCCGGTCAGCGGCAGCGCATCGCTGAACGCCTTCGCCACATTGACCGCGTCCTGGCCCTGCATCGAATCGACGACGAACAGCGTTTCGATCGACTTCAGCTGCGCGTGCAGCTCCGCGATCTCCTTCATCATCGCTTCGTCGATCGCCAACCGGCCCGCCGTGTCGACGATCAGCACGTCGTGGTAGTGCGTCTTGGCGAACTCCACTGCGCCGCGCGCGATGTCCGCCGGCTTCTCGCCCGGGTTCGAGGGGAAGAAGTCCGCTTCCACCTGCGCGGCCACCGCTTTCAGCTGCTCGATCGCCGCGGGGCGGTACACGTCGCACGACACGACCAGCACTTTCTTCTTCTGCTCGCGCAGGTACTTCGCCAGCTTGC includes:
- the ffh gene encoding signal recognition particle protein; this encodes TESNVQEALREVRVALLEADVALPVVKDFVAAVKDKALGEEVIGSLSPGQALVGVVHRELTRLMGEANVPLDFATTPPAVILMAGLQGSGKTTTTGKLAKYLREQKKKVLVVSCDVYRPAAIEQLKAVAAQVEADFFPSNPGEKPADIARGAVEFAKTHYHDVLIVDTAGRLAIDEAMMKEIAELHAQLKSIETLFVVDSMQGQDAVNVAKAFSDALPLTGVVLTKLDGDARGGAALSVRHVTGKPIKFVGVGEKLAALEPFHPERMASRILGMGDIVSLVEEARKGVDQEAAMELAEKLKKGKGFDLEDFKSQIAQMRKMGGMSALLDKLPAQLAGQVNPAQMQDDKQIRRIEGIINSMTPKERAHPDLLKASRKRRIALGAGVQVQEVNRLLKQFEQMQKMMKQMQKGGMAKMMRSMKGMLPGMR